A genomic stretch from Syntrophaceae bacterium includes:
- a CDS encoding ABC transporter substrate-binding protein produces the protein MLRWTRILPGLSYLLFTALLLFCEGAPDALAGDTIRINGSGAALEMMKPLVKAYGKTARGISFVMVKPLGSSGSIKALLAGAIDIAVVSRPLRPEEIDRGGRARPFGKTPLAIVVEKSNRLKTISTTELEDIYAGRMTKWPDGETIRIILRPREDTDTKILRSLSPRMDEAVAAAHRRQGLRIMITDPESNQAVARTIGGVGASALTGVPVDGPPLNVLALNGVKPGRKTLADGTYPLAKEISFVTTDRLSDAAAKFLDFVYSRKGRAIAEKHGVLFTADTK, from the coding sequence ATGCTTCGCTGGACTCGCATCCTGCCCGGCCTGTCTTATCTCCTCTTCACGGCTTTGCTGCTGTTTTGTGAGGGCGCACCGGACGCGCTGGCGGGAGATACGATTCGAATCAACGGATCCGGAGCCGCCCTGGAGATGATGAAGCCCCTCGTGAAGGCCTACGGCAAAACGGCGAGGGGCATCTCGTTCGTCATGGTCAAACCGCTGGGCAGCTCGGGCTCGATCAAGGCGCTTCTTGCCGGGGCGATCGATATCGCGGTCGTCAGCCGCCCGCTGAGGCCGGAAGAGATTGACCGGGGGGGGAGAGCGAGGCCTTTCGGCAAAACCCCCCTGGCCATCGTGGTGGAGAAATCGAACCGGCTGAAAACCATTTCGACGACCGAGCTGGAAGACATCTATGCCGGCAGAATGACAAAATGGCCTGACGGAGAGACGATCCGGATCATCCTTCGTCCCAGGGAGGATACCGATACGAAGATCTTGAGGAGTCTTTCGCCTCGCATGGACGAAGCTGTCGCCGCGGCGCACCGGCGGCAGGGACTCCGGATCATGATTACAGATCCGGAGTCGAATCAGGCAGTTGCCAGAACGATCGGGGGTGTCGGCGCATCCGCGCTGACCGGTGTTCCGGTCGACGGACCGCCGCTCAACGTTCTTGCTCTCAACGGCGTCAAACCGGGCCGAAAAACCCTTGCCGATGGAACCTACCCGCTTGCCAAGGAGATAAGCTTCGTCACGACCGATCGTCTTTCCGATGCCGCTGCAAAATTCCTGGATTTTGTCTACTCGAGAAAAGGGCGCGCCATTGCGGAGAAACATGGAGTCCTTTTTACCGCTGACACAAAATGA
- a CDS encoding alpha/beta hydrolase — protein MMAEGRRRSTPKHFMFLAVCLVFLVMTIGTVSAAPADWPHVALSGDGTPVSYEVYGTGEPALVFVHGWSCDARYWREQVPFFSRTNRVVVLDLAGHGHSGMGRTKYTMGAFGEDVRAVVEATGSRRVILIGHSMGGSVIAEAARLLPGRVVGLIGVDTLENVEYPMTREVLEKMTAPLKKDFRAGSRQFVGQMISPRTDQRLREWILADMSAAPPAVGLSAMDELMMQYVTGEAARVFDQVRVPVVSVNGDLWPVNFEANRRHMLSFDAIVLKNADHFLMMNRPEEFNPALEKAIRMLREKAAGK, from the coding sequence ATGATGGCGGAAGGCCGCCGCCGATCGACCCCGAAGCATTTCATGTTCCTGGCAGTCTGCCTGGTGTTCCTGGTCATGACGATCGGGACGGTGTCTGCCGCCCCGGCGGACTGGCCCCATGTCGCCCTGTCCGGTGACGGCACGCCGGTTTCCTACGAGGTCTATGGCACGGGAGAGCCGGCCCTGGTGTTCGTCCATGGCTGGAGCTGCGACGCCCGCTACTGGCGCGAGCAGGTGCCGTTCTTTTCCCGGACGAACCGCGTGGTGGTTCTCGACCTGGCGGGACACGGCCACTCGGGAATGGGGCGAACGAAGTACACCATGGGGGCCTTCGGGGAGGACGTGCGGGCCGTGGTCGAGGCCACGGGCAGCCGCCGAGTCATTCTGATCGGCCACTCCATGGGCGGCTCGGTGATCGCGGAGGCCGCCCGTCTGCTGCCCGGCCGAGTCGTCGGCCTGATCGGTGTCGACACGCTCGAAAATGTCGAGTACCCCATGACCCGCGAAGTGCTCGAAAAGATGACCGCTCCCCTGAAAAAAGATTTCCGGGCCGGGAGCCGGCAGTTCGTCGGGCAGATGATCTCGCCCCGGACCGATCAGCGGCTTCGCGAGTGGATTCTCGCGGACATGTCGGCGGCGCCGCCGGCCGTGGGCCTGAGCGCCATGGACGAGTTGATGATGCAGTACGTCACGGGGGAGGCGGCCAGGGTCTTCGATCAGGTCCGCGTTCCCGTCGTCAGCGTGAACGGGGATCTCTGGCCCGTCAACTTCGAGGCGAACCGGAGGCACATGCTGTCCTTCGATGCCATTGTCCTCAAGAACGCGGATCATTTCCTGATGATGAACCGCCCGGAGGAGTTCAACCCCGCCCTGGAGAAGGCGATCCGGATGCTTCGGGAGAAAGCGGCCGGGAAGTGA
- a CDS encoding transporter substrate-binding domain-containing protein, giving the protein MIKTSGRINVSCLLAFLFLTTFPAFLPMDVLAAPPIGSGMVYMTEQYPPFNYKEKGRLEGIAVYLLEEMTKKANIDFSRDRIRLTSWTAGYREALKKKNTVLFSTTRTPERETLFQWVGPIAPTKIVLIARKDRALKINAFDDLKGLKIAALRDDIGEALLARGGIKGKAVTVGKKAEDAIRMLEAGTVDAWAYEETAGLWLIKHIAGDPGNYESVYRLYEGELYYAVNRNTPKIVVQKMQDALDDLKREKTREGFTVYEDIFEHYLKPRYVKDRITDEQAMQLVDRTANDLAGDAAATIRRINAGEHPYRDAKNQAFYVFIYDSGVTMIAHAANIKTVGRNFKGKTDVDGKAFRDEIVGKALKNGSGWEDYVYTNPGESGLYFKTTYFKAAKGSDGRTYVVCAGKFKEKPGP; this is encoded by the coding sequence ATGATCAAAACGAGCGGCCGCATCAATGTTTCATGCCTTCTGGCTTTTTTATTTCTGACAACGTTTCCCGCATTCCTGCCGATGGATGTCCTGGCGGCACCTCCGATCGGCTCCGGCATGGTTTACATGACCGAACAGTACCCGCCCTTCAACTATAAGGAAAAGGGGCGGCTGGAGGGCATAGCGGTCTACCTGCTCGAAGAAATGACGAAAAAGGCGAACATCGATTTCAGCCGCGACCGGATACGGCTGACGAGCTGGACGGCGGGCTACCGGGAGGCCCTGAAAAAGAAGAATACGGTTCTTTTTTCCACGACCCGAACGCCGGAGCGGGAAACGCTCTTCCAGTGGGTCGGTCCCATCGCCCCGACGAAGATCGTCCTGATCGCCCGGAAGGACCGGGCGCTAAAGATCAATGCCTTTGACGATTTGAAAGGGCTGAAGATCGCCGCACTGCGGGACGACATCGGGGAAGCGCTCCTGGCCCGGGGGGGGATCAAGGGCAAGGCCGTCACGGTCGGGAAAAAAGCGGAAGACGCGATCCGCATGCTCGAGGCGGGAACCGTCGACGCCTGGGCCTACGAGGAAACGGCGGGGCTCTGGCTGATCAAGCATATCGCGGGCGATCCGGGAAATTACGAAAGCGTTTACCGGCTCTATGAAGGGGAGCTCTACTACGCCGTGAACCGGAACACCCCGAAGATCGTCGTACAAAAGATGCAGGATGCGCTGGACGATCTCAAGCGGGAAAAAACGAGAGAAGGATTCACCGTCTATGAAGACATTTTTGAACACTACCTGAAGCCCCGTTACGTGAAAGACCGGATTACCGACGAGCAGGCGATGCAGCTGGTCGACCGTACGGCAAACGACCTGGCCGGGGACGCGGCCGCGACGATCCGCAGGATCAACGCCGGCGAGCATCCCTACCGGGACGCGAAAAATCAGGCTTTTTATGTCTTTATTTACGATTCGGGCGTGACGATGATCGCCCATGCCGCAAATATCAAAACGGTGGGCAGAAACTTCAAGGGCAAAACGGACGTCGACGGGAAAGCCTTCCGGGACGAAATCGTCGGCAAGGCGCTGAAGAACGGGAGCGGATGGGAGGATTACGTCTACACCAATCCCGGCGAAAGCGGGCTTTACTTCAAGACGACCTACTTCAAGGCGGCAAAGGGGAGCGACGGCAGAACGTATGTCGTCTGTGCGGGCAAATTCAAGGAAAAGCCGGGACCGTAG
- a CDS encoding PAS domain S-box protein — MNVSAKNRNFLFRPDSDRPEVEEFRRTVLNRILFVISLLGLPAAGIGAVQSWMQGRWVFSVLYLGLYGIFLSGTFASRRLPYRVRALILVSALFLVSFSILLRIGMSGVGMQLLLGVCFLSALLYGMRTGILVLLICIAAISFVAVGMTTGFIAIYPEHMLTSRSAMAWITGLFIFTMLVAVMVIAPEMLRRRIEESLDVLEEQKKEAEEANLKLQQEIQARKQTEEGLRESEELYRNLFDNHAAVKLLIDPETAGIFDANRAAVEYYGWPLEQLRRMKVSEINMLSPEEVKGAIERAKTGRQFRFEFRHRRADGTVRDIEGFSSRIRVKGKDLLHSIIHDITARKEAESALRDSEERFRRLAENARDGIWTTDLDLRFTYVSPYIEEMLGYTAEEFLGMSPGDILTPASLERCMQIFADEQAAEKSTNRAPLRSRIIEVEHVHKNGGFVWGEIKVTFLRDQAGRATGILGFTRDITERKRVEEEQERLKEELNRSRKLESIGTLAGGIAHDFNNLLTGIQGHASLMMLGLPENHPHRVRLQYIQEQVVSASSLAGQLLGFARGGRYEVKPTDMNDIVGKTADMFGRTKKEIVIRRSLRPDLWTVEVDRSQMEQVFMNLYVNAGHAMPGGGELGLETDNVVLEDGRTLSLAPGHYVKITVSDTGIGMDDQTRERIFDPFFTTKGMGRGTGLGLATVYGIVKGHGGAINVASRPGRGTTFVIHLPASQKAVVREAAPQATATGGAETILLVDDETLVLNVAREMLQVLGYRVLRAGSGQEAVAVYHERKDGIDMVILDMIMPGMSGGETFDRLREIDPQVRVLLSSGYSIDGAAREILDRGCNGFLQKPFQLEQMARSVRSVLDGKNEGRTG, encoded by the coding sequence ATGAACGTTTCAGCAAAGAACCGAAATTTTCTCTTTCGTCCGGACAGTGACAGGCCGGAAGTCGAGGAGTTCCGCCGGACCGTCCTGAATAGGATCCTCTTCGTCATTTCGCTGCTCGGCCTGCCCGCCGCCGGCATCGGCGCGGTCCAGTCCTGGATGCAGGGCCGGTGGGTGTTCTCCGTGCTCTACCTGGGCCTGTACGGTATCTTCCTGTCAGGGACCTTCGCCTCCCGGAGGCTGCCCTACCGGGTCCGGGCGCTGATCCTGGTGTCCGCGCTGTTCCTGGTCTCCTTTTCAATCCTCCTGCGCATCGGCATGAGCGGCGTCGGCATGCAGCTCCTGCTCGGCGTCTGCTTCCTTTCGGCCCTGCTCTACGGCATGCGGACGGGGATCCTCGTCCTCCTCATCTGCATCGCCGCCATCAGTTTTGTAGCCGTCGGGATGACGACCGGCTTCATCGCAATCTACCCGGAGCACATGCTGACCTCCAGGTCTGCCATGGCCTGGATCACCGGCCTGTTCATCTTTACCATGCTGGTCGCCGTCATGGTGATCGCGCCGGAAATGCTCAGGCGGCGGATCGAGGAATCCCTGGACGTCCTCGAGGAGCAGAAGAAGGAAGCAGAGGAAGCAAACCTTAAGCTCCAGCAGGAGATCCAGGCTCGAAAACAGACCGAGGAGGGGCTGCGGGAGAGCGAAGAGCTGTACCGGAACCTGTTCGACAACCACGCCGCCGTCAAGCTGCTGATCGATCCGGAAACGGCCGGCATCTTCGATGCAAACCGGGCGGCCGTGGAGTACTACGGCTGGCCGCTGGAGCAACTCCGGCGGATGAAGGTGAGCGAGATCAACATGCTCTCCCCGGAGGAAGTGAAAGGGGCCATCGAACGGGCCAAGACCGGCCGGCAGTTCCGGTTCGAGTTCCGCCACCGCCGCGCGGACGGTACGGTCCGGGACATCGAGGGGTTCAGCAGCCGGATCCGGGTGAAGGGGAAGGACCTGCTTCACTCCATCATTCACGACATCACGGCGCGAAAGGAGGCGGAGAGCGCCCTTCGGGACAGCGAGGAGCGGTTTCGCCGGCTGGCGGAGAATGCGCGGGACGGCATCTGGACGACGGACCTGGACCTCCGGTTCACCTATGTGAGTCCCTACATCGAGGAGATGCTCGGATATACCGCGGAAGAGTTCCTGGGCATGTCGCCGGGCGACATACTGACCCCTGCCTCCCTGGAGAGGTGCATGCAGATCTTCGCCGATGAGCAGGCCGCCGAGAAGAGCACAAACCGGGCTCCCCTGCGGTCGAGAATCATCGAGGTGGAACACGTTCATAAAAACGGCGGCTTCGTTTGGGGCGAAATCAAGGTGACCTTCCTGCGCGATCAGGCCGGACGGGCAACGGGAATCCTGGGCTTTACCCGGGACATCACCGAGCGAAAGCGGGTGGAGGAGGAGCAGGAGAGGCTGAAGGAGGAGCTCAACCGCTCCCGGAAACTGGAGTCCATCGGCACGCTTGCCGGCGGCATCGCCCACGACTTCAACAACCTGCTGACGGGAATCCAGGGCCACGCCTCCCTGATGATGCTCGGTCTCCCGGAAAACCACCCCCACCGCGTCCGGCTTCAGTACATCCAGGAGCAGGTCGTCAGCGCCTCCAGCCTGGCCGGCCAGCTTCTGGGATTTGCCCGCGGAGGCCGCTACGAGGTCAAGCCCACCGACATGAACGACATCGTCGGGAAAACCGCCGACATGTTCGGGAGGACCAAGAAGGAGATCGTCATCCGCAGATCGCTTCGGCCGGATCTCTGGACCGTGGAGGTGGACCGCTCCCAGATGGAGCAGGTCTTCATGAACCTCTACGTGAATGCCGGGCATGCCATGCCGGGGGGCGGCGAACTTGGCCTCGAGACGGACAATGTCGTCCTTGAGGATGGAAGAACGCTTTCCCTCGCTCCCGGGCATTACGTGAAGATTACCGTCAGCGACACGGGCATAGGCATGGACGACCAGACCCGGGAACGGATCTTCGACCCGTTTTTCACGACCAAGGGAATGGGACGGGGTACCGGCCTGGGGCTGGCCACGGTGTACGGGATCGTCAAGGGGCACGGGGGCGCGATCAATGTAGCCAGCCGGCCCGGCCGGGGGACGACCTTTGTAATCCATCTGCCGGCGTCGCAGAAGGCCGTAGTCCGGGAAGCGGCCCCACAGGCGACCGCCACGGGGGGAGCTGAGACGATCCTCCTGGTGGACGACGAGACGCTGGTCCTGAATGTAGCCAGGGAAATGCTGCAGGTCCTGGGGTACCGGGTACTGCGCGCGGGAAGCGGCCAGGAGGCGGTCGCTGTCTACCACGAGAGAAAGGACGGGATCGACATGGTGATCCTCGACATGATCATGCCGGGCATGTCGGGGGGGGAAACATTCGATCGCCTGCGGGAGATCGACCCGCAGGTCCGGGTTCTGCTTTCCAGCGGCTACAGCATTGACGGGGCGGCCCGGGAGATCCTCGACCGGGGCTGCAACGGCTTTCTTCAGAAACCCTTTCAACTGGAGCAGATGGCCCGGAGCGTACGGTCCGTCCTGGATGGAAAAAACGAGGGCCGGACCGGATAG
- a CDS encoding LemA family protein produces the protein MFMFVVFVGLVAIFIVSVSIYNGLVRGRNTMESTWADVDVLLKKRYDLVPNLAEAVRAYAAHERALFDKLSEARFAAAGAPTPAAKTKAENALTEAVRGLFAVAEAYPDLKASEEFMKLQQQLRELEDSIEGARRTYNAVVREFNIRIEAFPSNVIATWFDFKKADFFELEAPEVEKKPVKVTFS, from the coding sequence ATGTTCATGTTCGTTGTGTTTGTCGGGCTGGTCGCCATTTTCATCGTTTCCGTTTCGATTTACAACGGCCTGGTCCGGGGCCGGAACACCATGGAGTCCACCTGGGCGGATGTCGATGTCCTCCTGAAAAAACGCTACGACCTGGTGCCCAACCTGGCCGAGGCGGTCCGCGCCTATGCGGCCCATGAAAGGGCCCTCTTCGACAAGCTGTCGGAGGCCCGGTTCGCCGCCGCCGGCGCGCCGACCCCGGCAGCGAAGACGAAGGCCGAGAATGCGCTGACGGAGGCCGTCCGCGGCCTCTTCGCCGTCGCGGAGGCCTACCCGGACCTGAAGGCCAGCGAGGAGTTCATGAAGCTGCAGCAGCAGCTCCGGGAACTGGAGGACAGCATCGAGGGGGCACGGAGGACCTACAACGCCGTCGTCCGCGAGTTCAATATCCGGATCGAGGCGTTCCCCTCCAACGTCATCGCCACCTGGTTCGATTTCAAGAAGGCTGATTTCTTCGAGCTCGAGGCGCCCGAGGTCGAGAAGAAGCCGGTCAAAGTCACCTTTTCATGA
- a CDS encoding transporter substrate-binding domain-containing protein: MKGSSNLQMLTEEYPPVTFMKEGKVAGFVTDVVREIAARQGIRDDIRLTSWDEAYKTALNRPNVVLFSTERTEKREQLFRWVGPVGKNSAIFYAKKGSGIRIDSLDDARKIAAIATTTDWFTEQNLKNKGFTNLKSSPLPVTNVRQLMKGEVQLAVFTDITVPEIVKNAGYAMSDLEPVFTVSSTYFYIAISRGTPEETVRIWQTTLAGLKADGTFEKIYRRYLPNADLADLLKK; this comes from the coding sequence ATGAAAGGCTCTTCCAACCTTCAGATGCTGACGGAGGAATACCCGCCGGTCACCTTCATGAAAGAAGGGAAGGTCGCCGGTTTCGTCACGGACGTGGTGCGGGAGATCGCCGCCCGCCAGGGGATCCGGGACGACATCCGGCTGACCTCCTGGGATGAGGCCTACAAGACGGCCCTGAACAGGCCGAACGTCGTGCTTTTCAGCACGGAGCGAACGGAAAAGCGGGAGCAGCTCTTTCGCTGGGTGGGGCCGGTCGGAAAAAACAGCGCGATCTTCTATGCGAAGAAAGGCTCCGGTATCCGGATCGACAGCCTGGATGACGCCAGAAAGATTGCCGCCATCGCCACGACGACCGACTGGTTCACGGAACAGAACCTGAAGAATAAAGGATTCACGAATCTCAAAAGCTCGCCCCTTCCCGTCACCAATGTCAGGCAGCTCATGAAGGGCGAGGTGCAGCTTGCCGTCTTCACCGATATCACCGTCCCGGAGATCGTGAAAAATGCGGGATACGCCATGAGTGACCTGGAGCCGGTCTTTACCGTGAGCAGCACATATTTCTATATCGCCATATCGCGCGGCACGCCTGAAGAAACGGTCAGGATATGGCAGACAACCCTGGCCGGCCTGAAGGCGGACGGAACCTTTGAAAAGATATACCGGCGCTACCTGCCCAATGCCGATCTCGCCGACCTGCTGAAAAAGTAG
- a CDS encoding YjbQ family protein, translating to MKSYREELWFNVPARRGFVNITAAVEECLRKSGVREGMVLVNAMHITASVFINDDEPGLHQDYEEWLEKLAPHEPVSRYRHNRTGEDNGDAHLKRQVMGREVVVAVTAGKLDFGPWEQIFYGEFDGRRRKRVLVKIIGE from the coding sequence ATGAAATCATACAGAGAAGAGCTCTGGTTCAACGTCCCTGCCCGGCGGGGCTTTGTCAACATCACCGCCGCGGTGGAGGAGTGCCTGCGGAAAAGCGGCGTCCGGGAGGGGATGGTCCTGGTCAACGCCATGCACATCACCGCCTCGGTCTTCATCAACGACGACGAGCCGGGGCTCCACCAGGACTACGAGGAGTGGCTGGAGAAGCTGGCCCCCCACGAGCCGGTGTCCCGCTACCGCCACAACCGGACGGGGGAAGACAACGGGGACGCCCATCTGAAACGGCAGGTCATGGGCCGGGAGGTGGTCGTGGCCGTCACCGCCGGGAAGCTGGACTTCGGTCCCTGGGAGCAGATCTTCTACGGCGAGTTCGACGGGCGCAGGAGGAAGCGGGTTCTCGTCAAGATCATCGGCGAGTGA
- a CDS encoding PAS domain-containing protein, translating to MKPRGESVTRISSVLVAIISLMVAIIIPAGYFLISYEYMGGGTNAELAFCARTVESLVANNPKTWQFEEVRLREILEYRLDYGIQEKRAIRNRKGQIIAETAESLTGPVLTFSAPIYDAGIRIASIEVTRSIAPLMLKTVIVGAGSVMTGILIFLFFRYYPLRAVREAYQRLEENERRLALALEAGSFGVWDCDIGKDVVTCNDRMYKIFGVSRDSCVTRDDWLNCLHPDDRDRALRDYIPKTIEEKGFNTEYRIVHSDGAVRHIQANGIVLRDDGGSPLGLIVLNQDITDRKRAEDEQLKTQKLESVGTLAGGIAHDFNNLLAVIHGNIELLMMDIPSGDRAHKRLVAAEKAVIQAMDLTGLLITFAKGGEPAKAVVDIGDMLKNTVLRSVAEWPVETRFFMDGDLWALEVDERQMSQVIRNLAINAVEAMPKGGILTIRAGNMRATKEDGLPIEEGPYIRVSVEDTGTGIPKDDLPLIFDPYFSTKQRGAEKGMGLGLSVCQSVVRKHKGCITVISQEGKGTTFHVYLPAGVNLSVSAPPTVSG from the coding sequence ATGAAGCCACGTGGCGAGTCCGTAACCCGCATCTCATCCGTTCTGGTGGCCATCATCAGCCTCATGGTTGCCATCATTATCCCTGCAGGCTACTTCCTCATTTCATACGAATACATGGGAGGAGGCACCAACGCCGAACTCGCGTTTTGCGCGCGAACCGTTGAAAGTCTGGTCGCCAACAATCCCAAGACCTGGCAGTTTGAGGAAGTCCGTCTACGGGAGATCCTGGAGTACCGGCTCGATTATGGAATTCAGGAGAAGCGTGCAATCAGAAACAGGAAAGGACAGATCATCGCCGAGACGGCGGAATCCCTCACGGGTCCCGTACTGACGTTCAGCGCGCCCATTTACGATGCCGGCATTCGAATCGCAAGCATCGAGGTCACCCGTTCCATAGCTCCTCTCATGCTGAAGACGGTCATCGTCGGTGCCGGTTCCGTCATGACGGGAATATTGATTTTCCTTTTCTTTCGGTATTATCCGCTGCGGGCGGTGCGGGAAGCCTATCAGAGACTGGAGGAGAACGAGCGACGCCTCGCCCTCGCCCTGGAGGCGGGTTCTTTCGGCGTCTGGGATTGTGACATCGGGAAAGACGTCGTGACCTGCAATGACAGGATGTACAAAATATTCGGCGTATCGAGAGATTCCTGCGTCACGAGAGATGACTGGCTGAATTGCCTTCATCCGGATGACCGCGACAGGGCCCTGAGAGATTACATTCCCAAAACGATAGAAGAAAAGGGATTCAACACCGAGTACCGCATCGTACATTCCGATGGCGCGGTCAGGCATATACAGGCCAACGGCATCGTGTTGCGGGATGACGGAGGCAGTCCGCTGGGACTGATCGTCCTGAACCAGGATATCACCGATCGCAAACGGGCGGAGGATGAGCAGCTGAAAACCCAAAAGCTGGAGTCGGTCGGCACCCTGGCTGGGGGAATCGCCCACGACTTCAATAATCTTCTGGCGGTGATTCACGGGAACATAGAGCTGCTGATGATGGACATACCCTCGGGGGACAGGGCCCATAAAAGGCTTGTGGCCGCGGAAAAGGCCGTCATCCAGGCAATGGATTTGACAGGTCTTCTGATCACGTTTGCAAAGGGGGGGGAACCGGCCAAGGCAGTCGTCGACATCGGCGACATGCTCAAAAATACCGTGTTAAGAAGCGTCGCTGAATGGCCCGTGGAAACGAGATTCTTCATGGACGGCGATCTCTGGGCGCTTGAAGTCGATGAAAGGCAGATGAGCCAGGTTATCAGGAACCTGGCGATCAATGCCGTGGAAGCGATGCCGAAGGGAGGGATCCTCACGATCCGGGCCGGGAATATGAGAGCCACGAAAGAGGACGGACTGCCGATCGAAGAGGGGCCTTATATCCGGGTATCCGTTGAAGATACGGGAACCGGCATCCCGAAAGACGATCTGCCGCTCATCTTCGATCCCTATTTTTCCACCAAGCAGAGAGGAGCGGAAAAGGGCATGGGGCTCGGCCTGTCGGTCTGCCAGTCCGTGGTCAGAAAGCACAAAGGCTGTATAACCGTGATATCACAGGAGGGAAAAGGGACCACGTTCCATGTTTACCTTCCCGCAGGCGTCAACCTGAGCGTTTCCGCTCCGCCAACTGTCTCCGGCTGA
- a CDS encoding MFS transporter, whose protein sequence is MNPAGDRPGRLLHWAWFILGAGFLDLFVNYSVRLGYGVVLPEMIRDLGLSRTAGGTIYNAYLFTYIALTPLTGWLTDRIGARRVIPACLAVLGLGVLLMAKASSLEGACLAYAVVGVGATGIWTPVLAVVQRWFAPQRRGLALGILSTGYGLGFAAVGAFFPLVALHYGWRHTWTILGTAALLLVAVNGLLLRNDPESSGTAAWGGEGRGPGTAGSGPEAAPGGVGAVILRNRLFWLIGFSYFCISYSLYGITTFMVDYARDQAGLSLGAASFLATIHGSFQVLGVLTLLPLSDRLGRKRTILFSNVCIALSVLGIVAAGSGQAALSALVAVFAVFYGVTFPIYGACAGDYFPRPMIGTVIGAWTPLYGAGAILSHWVGGMLRDALGTYDAAFLLDAGMAAVAVALFWFVGERPAQRPEMTVRPEAEKEMP, encoded by the coding sequence ATGAACCCGGCCGGCGACCGTCCGGGAAGGCTTCTCCACTGGGCCTGGTTCATTCTCGGGGCCGGCTTCCTGGATCTCTTCGTCAATTACTCGGTCCGTCTGGGCTACGGCGTCGTCCTGCCGGAGATGATCCGGGACCTGGGCCTCAGCCGCACCGCCGGCGGGACGATCTACAACGCCTACCTGTTCACGTACATCGCCCTGACGCCCCTGACCGGCTGGCTCACAGACCGGATCGGGGCCCGGCGGGTGATCCCCGCTTGCCTTGCCGTGTTGGGCCTTGGCGTCCTCCTGATGGCGAAAGCGTCGAGCCTGGAGGGCGCCTGCCTGGCCTACGCGGTGGTGGGCGTGGGGGCCACGGGAATCTGGACGCCCGTCCTTGCCGTCGTCCAGCGCTGGTTCGCCCCGCAGCGGCGCGGACTGGCCCTCGGCATCCTCTCGACGGGATATGGCCTCGGATTCGCGGCAGTCGGGGCCTTCTTCCCCCTGGTGGCGCTCCACTACGGCTGGCGCCACACCTGGACGATCCTGGGGACGGCCGCCCTTCTCCTCGTGGCGGTCAACGGCCTGCTGCTCAGGAACGATCCCGAATCCTCGGGAACCGCCGCTTGGGGAGGTGAGGGCCGTGGCCCGGGGACGGCCGGAAGCGGTCCTGAAGCGGCGCCGGGCGGAGTGGGGGCGGTGATCCTCCGGAATCGCCTGTTCTGGCTGATCGGGTTCTCCTACTTCTGCATCTCCTATTCGCTTTACGGGATCACCACGTTCATGGTGGATTATGCACGGGACCAGGCGGGGCTGTCCCTCGGTGCGGCGAGCTTCCTGGCGACGATCCACGGCTCCTTCCAGGTCCTGGGCGTCCTGACGCTCCTTCCCCTGTCGGACCGCCTGGGACGGAAGCGGACGATCCTGTTCTCGAACGTCTGCATCGCGCTGTCAGTCCTGGGAATCGTGGCAGCGGGGTCGGGCCAGGCCGCGCTTTCGGCTCTGGTCGCGGTCTTCGCCGTCTTCTACGGCGTCACGTTTCCCATTTACGGCGCCTGCGCCGGTGATTATTTCCCCCGCCCGATGATCGGAACCGTCATCGGGGCGTGGACGCCCCTGTACGGCGCCGGGGCCATTCTCTCCCACTGGGTCGGGGGAATGCTTCGCGACGCGCTGGGAACCTACGACGCCGCCTTCCTGCTGGATGCCGGGATGGCCGCCGTCGCCGTCGCGCTCTTCTGGTTCGTTGGCGAAAGGCCGGCGCAACGGCCGGAAATGACGGTCCGTCCGGAGGCGGAGAAAGAAATGCCATGA